A window from Drosophila willistoni isolate 14030-0811.24 chromosome XR unlocalized genomic scaffold, UCI_dwil_1.1 Seg143, whole genome shotgun sequence encodes these proteins:
- the LOC6645308 gene encoding uncharacterized protein LOC6645308, whose amino-acid sequence MATREFEIRWQSINCTAVDLNVTNEFQCNIIEMAKKQGNFLNTRWNLRRPVPKMWVELSVGMPKERGGGIQQLFKVRVDGCHLCDYRSKNRVMNAVIKKLLQSGNYPKSCPLLPNVNYTSIRFALNPDHFPAYMPDMKFNTKIDFYADKNVPLIKASANVEVIRRQS is encoded by the exons TGAGATACGTTGGCAGAGCATCAATTGTACGGCTGTCGACCTCAATGTGACGAACGAATTTCAATGCAACATTATCGAAATGGCCAAGAAGCAGGGAAATTTCCTAAATACACGCTGGAACCTACGACGTCCAGTGCCAAAAATGTGGGTGGAACTGAGTGTGGGTATGCCCAAGGAGCGTGGCGGTGGAATTCAGCAATTGTTTAAAGTACGTGTCGATGGTTGCCATCTCTGCGATTATCGGAGCAAGAATCGTGTTATGAATGCGGTAATTAAAAAGCTATTGCAATCGGGCAATTATCCAAAATCGTGTCCTTTATTACCG AATGTTAATTACACCTCCATACGATTTGCACTCAATCCGGATCACTTTCCAGCCTACATGCCGGACATGAAGTTCAATACGAAAATAGATTTCTATGCGGATAAAAATGTGCCACTGATTAAGGCCAGCGCCAATGTGGAGGTGATTAGGCGTCAGTCATAA